CGTCGGGGGCTTCCTGGGCCCAAAGGGCGCGCTGGCCCTGGGGCTCCTTCCCTTCGTGCCCGGTGACTTGATCAAGCTCCTCATGGCAACGATCGCCTTCCCCTCGGCCTGGCTCCTCGCCCGACGGGTCCGCGCCTCGTAACGGACACAGGCTTCCCGGAAAGCGGTGGGGGTGAAGCCTTCCCCTTATGCCCCCACCGCGCCTTCCTCACCGATCCGACGAAGTTGAGCCTTCCCACGCTCCGGGGGACAATTCCCTCTCAGGAACCCGAAGCAGGGCCGGACGAAGGCGATGGAGCGCGAAGGAAAGCCATCCGGGATCTCCGAAGTGGAACGCGCCATCGCGGAGGCGCTGCTCCGCTGGTATGAAACCCATCGTCGCGACCTGCCCTGGCGGCGACGGCGGGACCCCTATGCCATCTGGATCGCGGAGGTGATGCTCCAGCAGACCCGGGTGGAGACGGTCATCCCCTATTACGAGCGGTTCCTGGCCCGTTTCCCCACGCTGCAGGATCTGGCCGCCGCGCCCCTGGAGGAGGTGCTCAAGGCCTGGGAGGGATTGGGCTACTACGCCCGGGCCCGCCACCTGCACGAAGCGGCCCGCCGCCTGATGGAAGAACGCGGCGGGGAGTTCCCCCGCACCCTGGCGGAGTGGCGGCGCCTGCCGGGGGTCGGCCCGTATATGGCCGCCGCGATCCTGAGCATCGCCTTCGGCCAGGACATCGTGGCCCTGGACGGCAACGCCATCCGCGTGCTCGCCCGCCTGTTCGCCTTCGATCAGGATCCCCGACGCCCGGCGGGCCGGCGGCAGCTCCAGCAGCGGGCGGAACGTCTGCTCCCGTCCGGGCAGGCCGGCGCCTTCAACCAGGCCCTGATGGATCTGGGCGCCACCCTCTGCACCCCTAAATCCCCGCGCTGCCCGGAGTGCCCCCTCCGCGCCTTCTGCGCCGCCTACGCCCAGGGGAATCCGGAAGCCTTCCCGGTCCGGGCTCCCCGACGGATGCTCCCCCATTACGACGTGACGGCAGGGGTGATCGAGGCGGACGGCCGGGTGCTGATCGCCCAGCGGCCCCTGCAAGGCATGCTGGGGGGATTGTGGGAGTTCCCCGGAGGCAAGGTGGAGCCCGGCGAGAGCCTGGAGGAATGTTTACAGCGGGAGCTCCGGGAGGAGCTGGGGATCGAGGTCGAGGTGGGGGAGCCCCTGCTGACCCTCCGTCATACCTACACCCACATGC
The window above is part of the Thermoflexus hugenholtzii JAD2 genome. Proteins encoded here:
- the mutY gene encoding A/G-specific adenine glycosylase, with protein sequence MEREGKPSGISEVERAIAEALLRWYETHRRDLPWRRRRDPYAIWIAEVMLQQTRVETVIPYYERFLARFPTLQDLAAAPLEEVLKAWEGLGYYARARHLHEAARRLMEERGGEFPRTLAEWRRLPGVGPYMAAAILSIAFGQDIVALDGNAIRVLARLFAFDQDPRRPAGRRQLQQRAERLLPSGQAGAFNQALMDLGATLCTPKSPRCPECPLRAFCAAYAQGNPEAFPVRAPRRMLPHYDVTAGVIEADGRVLIAQRPLQGMLGGLWEFPGGKVEPGESLEECLQRELREELGIEVEVGEPLLTLRHTYTHMRITLHVFRCRIRSGTPQPIGCADVRWVPIAELDRYAFPRTDQRIVEWLRQEGSSSLTRQTTGRSRT